The following coding sequences lie in one Rhodospirillaceae bacterium genomic window:
- a CDS encoding transcriptional initiation protein Tat, giving the protein MPISQNTETDFSLILNKVLNRRQLLIGCGAVGGMRLALAPGAQAINEIPSEKVLDFEAVPTNLLDTVTVPRGHSWHIVASWGDPLWSHGERFDEQTRGSAQSQKLAFGDNNDGMELFVSDSRTILAINNEYLNLPIMYGNRVSKMPETSADVQKGQAAIGITIMEVSLLNGNWSVTKDSPLNRRITAQTPMKLTGPAAQTNLTITSLDQNGDFPLGTLNNCGSGRTPWNTYLSCEENFNLFFASSDREYNLSTEFRRYGIRTTDRGYGWYRHDERFDIAKHPNEINRFGYIVEVDPLDPSSIPRKHSALGRFKHENAAITVNKDNRIVVYMGDDERGEFLYRFVSDAVFHPDADNSKILESGSLYVAKFENNERGKWLELTPESTGMSSQADICVHTRKAGSLVGATTMDRPEWIAIHPHDNTIYCCLTNNKNRGRKTNSGGDETPVNGANPRPNNIYGHIIKWRPDEDDHTNSNFTWDIFALAGNPYVHSGPNAGSPNIDPTNVFNSPDGLAFDSRGRLWIQTDGNYSNDGDFVEMGNNQMLVADTNTGEIKRFLVGPKECEVTGITWSIDRKTMFVGIQHPGERGHSHFPGGKQSVPRSSIIAVTRDDGKMIG; this is encoded by the coding sequence TTTCCCTAATCCTAAATAAGGTATTGAACCGCAGACAGCTTTTGATTGGTTGCGGCGCGGTTGGTGGAATGAGATTAGCCTTGGCGCCAGGAGCACAGGCCATCAACGAAATCCCTTCAGAGAAAGTGTTAGACTTTGAGGCTGTTCCAACCAATCTCCTGGACACCGTAACGGTTCCGCGAGGACATAGTTGGCATATAGTAGCGAGCTGGGGAGACCCTTTATGGTCGCATGGCGAACGCTTTGATGAACAAACGCGAGGTTCCGCACAGAGTCAAAAACTTGCCTTTGGCGACAACAACGATGGGATGGAGCTATTCGTAAGTGATTCTAGGACAATCCTAGCTATTAACAACGAATATTTGAACCTTCCCATTATGTATGGTAATCGCGTATCCAAGATGCCTGAAACATCCGCAGATGTTCAGAAAGGACAAGCGGCGATAGGGATTACTATAATGGAAGTTTCCCTCTTAAATGGAAACTGGTCCGTCACCAAGGATTCTCCTCTTAATAGGCGTATTACCGCTCAAACTCCCATGAAACTGACTGGGCCTGCGGCTCAAACAAACCTTACCATCACAAGCCTAGACCAAAACGGCGATTTCCCTTTAGGCACTTTAAATAATTGTGGAAGCGGCCGAACACCATGGAACACCTATCTATCCTGCGAAGAGAACTTCAATCTATTTTTTGCTTCCTCTGACCGCGAGTACAACCTAAGCACAGAATTTCGCCGTTATGGCATAAGAACGACTGATCGCGGTTATGGTTGGTATCGCCATGATGAGCGTTTTGATATTGCTAAGCACCCAAATGAAATAAACCGCTTTGGATATATCGTAGAGGTGGATCCCTTGGATCCCAGTTCCATCCCCAGAAAACACTCAGCACTGGGAAGATTCAAACATGAGAACGCAGCAATCACAGTCAATAAAGACAATCGTATCGTGGTCTATATGGGAGACGATGAGCGGGGCGAGTTTTTGTATAGATTTGTCAGTGACGCCGTTTTCCACCCAGATGCGGACAACTCGAAAATCCTAGAGAGCGGGTCTCTTTACGTCGCAAAATTTGAAAACAACGAACGAGGAAAGTGGCTCGAACTCACACCTGAATCAACGGGAATGTCGTCTCAGGCGGATATTTGCGTACATACACGAAAAGCCGGCTCCCTAGTTGGAGCAACCACTATGGATCGCCCGGAATGGATTGCAATTCACCCCCATGATAACACTATCTATTGTTGCCTCACTAATAACAAAAATCGCGGTAGAAAAACTAATTCCGGCGGAGACGAAACCCCCGTAAATGGTGCCAATCCGCGGCCGAACAATATATATGGACACATAATTAAATGGCGGCCGGATGAAGATGACCATACCAACTCCAATTTTACCTGGGACATTTTTGCCCTTGCAGGGAACCCTTATGTCCACTCAGGGCCGAATGCTGGATCACCAAACATCGATCCAACTAATGTATTTAATTCTCCCGATGGGCTAGCTTTTGATAGCCGCGGGCGATTGTGGATCCAAACCGATGGAAATTATTCGAATGACGGCGACTTCGTTGAGATGGGTAACAACCAAATGCTCGTAGCCGATACCAATACGGGGGAAATTAAACGCTTTCTAGTTGGACCAAAGGAGTGCGAAGTTACTGGTATTACTTGGAGTATAGATAGAAAAACCATGTTCGTAGGAATCCAGCACCCCGGCGAACGTGGTCATAGTCATTTCCCCGGTGGCAAGCAGAGTGTCCCCCGCTCGTCCATCATCGCCGTAACCCGAGACGATGGGAAAATGATTGGGTAG
- a CDS encoding SCO family protein produces the protein MNRRVFRLSLWLCIPAVGILMAIWQPNAPTPGSSLELVPKTTLASAKFNLIDHYGNPITEKILQGSPAALFFGFTHCPDICPTTLWTLDQYLSTLSQEGFALPGFFITVDPLRDTPEVMKEHLANFNGTITGITGSSDEIKKLLKNWKVYTKIVPLEGTDYTIDHTASVYLIDANGILRDTLKYQESRENSLVKLRQFLTASK, from the coding sequence ATGAATCGACGTGTTTTTAGGTTAAGTCTTTGGTTATGCATTCCCGCGGTTGGTATCTTGATGGCAATCTGGCAACCCAATGCTCCAACTCCAGGCAGTTCTCTAGAATTGGTGCCAAAAACCACCTTGGCGTCCGCTAAATTTAATCTAATCGATCACTATGGCAACCCTATCACTGAGAAAATCCTTCAGGGGAGCCCTGCAGCGCTTTTTTTTGGGTTTACCCATTGCCCAGACATATGTCCCACCACCTTATGGACCCTTGATCAGTATCTGAGCACTCTATCTCAGGAAGGATTCGCGCTACCTGGATTCTTTATCACTGTGGACCCCTTAAGAGATACTCCAGAGGTAATGAAGGAGCACTTAGCAAACTTTAACGGGACAATAACAGGTATTACAGGCTCGTCAGATGAAATTAAAAAGCTACTGAAAAATTGGAAGGTATATACAAAAATCGTGCCACTAGAAGGTACTGATTATACAATCGATCATACAGCATCCGTTTACCTAATTGATGCCAACGGTATTCTCCGCGATACTCTAAAGTACCAAGAAAGTCGGGAGAATTCTTTAGTAAAACTTCGTCAGTTTCTCACTGCCAGTAAGTAG
- a CDS encoding alpha/beta hydrolase, with amino-acid sequence MEIGRYKLEPIIGRYVHVEIDGQKNRIYFEESTLSDDKAIPVVCLHTAGSDSSQFRHLLVDKEIAADFRMIAFDMPWHGKSLPPVGYQDQEYRLTTELYLDTVDSFLAAIGARDPVVMGCSMGGRLVIELARRYGQKLRAVIGLEASDYQAPWYDTDWLNRPDVHGGEICSALISGLVAPQSPDEFRWETLWGYLSGGPGVFKGDLHFYREDSDYRDRSSEVDTELCPLYLLTGEYDFSCTPEDTKRTGESIPGAKVTIMEKLGHFPMSENPQLFRSYLLPILEDIASFE; translated from the coding sequence ATGGAAATTGGAAGATATAAGCTAGAGCCCATCATAGGTCGATATGTGCATGTCGAAATTGATGGCCAAAAAAACCGCATATACTTTGAGGAAAGTACACTTTCGGATGACAAAGCTATTCCAGTTGTTTGTCTTCACACGGCTGGGTCGGACAGTTCTCAATTTCGGCATCTTTTGGTCGATAAGGAGATCGCAGCTGACTTTAGAATGATTGCCTTCGATATGCCGTGGCATGGTAAAAGCCTTCCGCCGGTAGGATATCAGGACCAAGAGTATCGGCTGACGACAGAACTGTATCTGGATACAGTTGACTCTTTCCTTGCGGCTATTGGGGCCAGGGATCCGGTTGTCATGGGCTGTTCTATGGGCGGGCGGCTTGTTATTGAGCTCGCCCGTCGGTACGGACAAAAACTTCGCGCTGTTATTGGTCTTGAGGCATCTGATTACCAGGCTCCGTGGTATGATACAGACTGGCTTAATAGGCCGGATGTTCATGGTGGAGAGATATGCTCTGCTTTAATTTCGGGTTTGGTTGCCCCGCAGAGCCCCGATGAGTTCCGATGGGAGACTTTATGGGGTTACTTGTCTGGTGGGCCGGGTGTTTTCAAGGGAGATTTACATTTTTATAGGGAGGATAGTGACTATAGAGATCGCTCGTCCGAAGTAGATACAGAGCTCTGTCCACTATATCTGTTGACAGGCGAATATGATTTTTCTTGCACTCCTGAAGACACTAAGCGGACAGGAGAAAGTATCCCGGGTGCCAAGGTTACAATAATGGAAAAATTAGGACACTTTCCAATGTCGGAAAATCCGCAGCTGTTCCGAAGTTATCTTCTGCCTATTCTGGAAGATATTGCTAGTTTCGAATAG